From Ignavibacterium sp.:
CATTCCTCTGAAAGCAGCAGCATCAGAGTTTGAAATGAAAATATCTGCTTCCCAGGTTTTTCCGTTTCTGTCAATCAAAGAATTTAACTTACCATTTGAATTTGCAACTCCAACAATTTCTGTATTGAAAACAAATTTTACTCCTCGCTCTTTCAAAATTTTCATTAACTCTTCGACAATTCTGTACATACCACCTTTAACTTTCCAATAACCATCGTGTTTCATTTCTGTGTAGTTAAGAAGCGAGTAAATTGCCGGAGTCTGGAAAGGTGTTGAACCTAAGAAGAAAGCAACAAGTGAGAAAATAACACGAACTTGTTCTGACTCAAAATTTCTTTCAACTTCTGTCCACATTTTTCTGAAAAGATATGGAAGATGTTTTAATGGAACTCGTGTAAGTTTCAGAATATAATCAACTACATTTTCATAGTTTGATTTAACAACTTTGTCTTCGGTGTCGTGGAAAAATTGTCCGGCTTTCGAAAGATATTTTTCAACTTTAGCAGCAAGATTTGGTTCAATGTCTTTGAACTCTTCTTCGAGCTTCGGAAGTGTTTTCCAAATTTTATAAGGTCTTGAATCATTTTCAAAATATACCTGATAAAGTGGATCGAGTTCTTCAAGTTCAATTGGATTTTTAATTCCAACCGAATTAAAAAGTTCATCAAGCTCGTAACTCATACTCATAAAAGAAGGACCAACATCAAAAGTAAACCCTTCAATTTTAAGTTGGTTCAATCTTCCACCTGGTTTTGAATATTTCTCTATGACAGTAACATCGTAGCCAAGATGAGAAAGACGGAGCGCTGTGGAAAGTCCACCTAATCCGGAGCCAATGATAATAGCTGATTTTGATTTATGATTTTTCATACAATAGTTCAAACCAAATTGATTTATATTTAGTTCCATAATAACGGGAAGTTGGAAGGATTTTTCCCCTTCACAATTTAAGCAAAATTTCTTCAAAAATCTCAAGTAAATAAGATGGAATTTGGAGCCGGAATAATCTTAATCAATAACAACAATGAAGTGTTGTTATTATTGCGTGATGATAAACCAGAGATTCCATATCCGAATCAATGGGATATTCCGGGTGGAAGAATAGAAGATGGGGAAACTCCCGATGTTACAATCCGAAGAGAAATGTTAGAAGAGCTCGGACTAAAATCCTTATCTGATTTTCGTTTATTCAAAATTTATACAAGTGATAATCTTACCGACTTTATTTTCTGGAAAAGAATTAATCTTAATCCAAGTGAAATAATTCTTACCGAAGGACAAAGGTTAAAGTATTTTAGTTTTGATGAGATACAGAAAACAAAACTTGCATTCAACTATAACAAAGTGATTGAAGAATTTTTTGAGGAGGTAATCAAGAATGAGTAACACTCAAAAAATTATTATACTTTTTGGAGCACTGATTATTCTGATTGGACTTCTCTGGCCATACATTTCTAAAATTCCATTATTCCGGTTGCCTGGTGATATTGTTGTTGATAAACCGAACTTTAAACTTTTTATTCCAATTACAAGTATGATTCTGCTGAGTGTGATTCTTACATTATTATTCTGGCTAATAAGAAAATTTTTTAATTAATTTTTACAGAGGTGAATAATGAAAACGATACTGTATTCTTTCCTGATTGTTTTAATTACTCTGAACTTAAATGCACAGGAAAATGATTTGAATGGAAGTTGGTCGGGCAAATTAAAATTGCCAAATGGAATTCAACTTACAATTGTTTTCAATATCCAATTTTCAGATGGAATATATTCTGCAACACTTGATAGTCCTGATCAGGGAGTTAAAGGAATTCCTTGCGGCGAAGTAAAAGTAATAAATGATTCAATAAGCATCCACTGATAATAACATAGCTTTTATAGTTTTAATGGCTGGTCCTGGTTTACCTGGTGATTCAATTCTTTATCTTCAGACAGAACTAATTTACAGAGCTGAGGGACAGAGCGAAGAAAAAATTCAGGAAATATTAAATGGAGTAAGGGAAGTTTATTCAATTTTAAAGTCTGATTATAGTGAATCAGAGATGAAAGAAAAATTAAAAGCAAAGTATCGACAACAATTCGAGAAAATGTCTGATGAAGAAAAACAGCGTTATGGTGATTTAAACACTTATATGGAAATGGAAATCAGGATTGCGACAAGCCCCTGGTTCAGAACATTTTTGAAATTTGATCCACGACCATTTATTGAGAAAATAAAATGTCCGGTTCTTGCAATAAATGGTGAAAAAGATTTACAAGTTCCGCCAAAGCAAAACCTACCCGCAATTGAAGAAGCATTAAAACGAGGTGGTAATAAGAATTTTCTCATAAAGGAATTAGCCGGACTGAATCATTTGTTTCAGACTTCACTGTATGGAACAATTGGTGAATATGGTGTTATTGAAGAAACAATTTCTCCTGTTGCTTTGGAAACAATGCTTAATTGGTTGAAGGAAATATTGAAATAAAAATTTTTATGGTTAAATGAGCCTGAGTGATTTAAGAAAAGAATTGAAGAATAAGAAGAACCCTGAACAAGCTAAAATTCTCCAAAGATTCTTCAAAACCGGAAAAGGGGAGTATGGTGAAGGTGACATTTTTTATGGAATCAAAGTTCCGGTAACAAGAACAATTGCGAAAAGATTTGTTGAACTAACATTTAATGAACTGAAAATTCTCCTAGCATCAGAAGTGCACGAAGAAAGATTAGCCGCAGGACTAATACTGGTTGAAAAATTTAATAAGGCAAATGAAAATGAAAGAGAAAAAATTTATAGGTTTTATCTTACTAACCGAAAGGGAATTAACAATTGGGATTTAGTTGATCTGACAGCGCCTAAAATTATCGGAACTTATTTGTTGAACAGAGATAAAAAAATTCTATTCGATTTAGCACAATCAAAAAATCTTTGGGACAGAAGAATTGCCATCATATCAACATTAGCATTTATAAGAAAAAATCAGTTTGATGAAACTCTT
This genomic window contains:
- the crtI gene encoding phytoene desaturase family protein — protein: MKNHKSKSAIIIGSGLGGLSTALRLSHLGYDVTVIEKYSKPGGRLNQLKIEGFTFDVGPSFMSMSYELDELFNSVGIKNPIELEELDPLYQVYFENDSRPYKIWKTLPKLEEEFKDIEPNLAAKVEKYLSKAGQFFHDTEDKVVKSNYENVVDYILKLTRVPLKHLPYLFRKMWTEVERNFESEQVRVIFSLVAFFLGSTPFQTPAIYSLLNYTEMKHDGYWKVKGGMYRIVEELMKILKERGVKFVFNTEIVGVANSNGKLNSLIDRNGKTWEADIFISNSDAAAFRGMILGRKKFSEERLDKMDWTLAPFTIYLGVKGKIDSLMHHNYFLGSNFRGYADKIFTSSIIPQKPYYYVNVSSKSNPECAPDGCENIFILCPVPDRRYKSNWDDKEEIANNIIKDLSNRTRFDIESNILVKEVYSPIEWEKMFNLYKGSGLGLAHGINQVGAFRPKNKDEVFPNLYYVGASTTPGTGLPMVIISSKLVTERIKADYGIIQ
- a CDS encoding NUDIX domain-containing protein — its product is MEFGAGIILINNNNEVLLLLRDDKPEIPYPNQWDIPGGRIEDGETPDVTIRREMLEELGLKSLSDFRLFKIYTSDNLTDFIFWKRINLNPSEIILTEGQRLKYFSFDEIQKTKLAFNYNKVIEEFFEEVIKNE
- a CDS encoding DUF2905 domain-containing protein, which produces MSNTQKIIILFGALIILIGLLWPYISKIPLFRLPGDIVVDKPNFKLFIPITSMILLSVILTLLFWLIRKFFN
- a CDS encoding DNA alkylation repair protein, with amino-acid sequence MSLSDLRKELKNKKNPEQAKILQRFFKTGKGEYGEGDIFYGIKVPVTRTIAKRFVELTFNELKILLASEVHEERLAAGLILVEKFNKANENEREKIYRFYLTNRKGINNWDLVDLTAPKIIGTYLLNRDKKILFDLAQSKNLWDRRIAIISTLAFIRKNQFDETLNISRLLLKDKHDLIHKAVGWMLREIGKINGDVETEFLLKHYKEMPRTMLRYAIEKFPERIRKQFLEGTI